TCAAAATCCTTTGAATCTTTCCAATACACACAAATACATGATCAGAACAGACCATTGCTAATTCAAAGAAAGTAGACAAATGGAGGGAAGATAAGGCAAACAATATCCCagttaaagaaaaaaatatactgCTTTAAGTGACTGATTATTTGGGAAAGAAAGAATTGTTCAAAAACTTTCAACATGGACAAAACCACAATCAACTGTTGTCTCACTACCAATATTTAGAAAAGGATGTGTTGGGTCTTAAGGCTGGTACTTAACAATAACAGAACTAAAACAGGCATGGCATGACTCAAACCATTATGAACTGAAACCAGTTAAAGAATGGCATGCACATAGATAAAGCTAGCAACCGAAATCGTTCTGCGCAATAATGTCATTCTTATCTCAAACATTGTGCTACACATAACGAGGATCAAGTGAAGCAATATGATTATTAATAGATGAGAATATCATTTGAAAACATGATGATTTTTATGATCTCAGATCTCAGATTGAATTAGAGAGCATGTTTCAACTGTTTAACCAACACTATTAATAAGGAAAATTAAGCAAGCATATCTACAACTTCTAGATTAATAAGGTTGAAAAACTGAAAACTTTGAAATTCTTTCCTAGGGAACTTGTTCAGACAAGAAATGGAGTCACAACAGAGGATCATTAAGCCTTAACTATTCCCAATCTAGCTGACTCAAATCTTGCTTTAAACTAACAGTTAAGCATACAGGGTCCGACTACCATTAAACACATCGTATATCATTATTAATTTATCTATTCATCTTTGTATGAACTCACATGAAAGCATAAATACTAATAAAGAAAATTGAAATTGCTGAAACTAAATCAAGACATAAACAGACAGATTTCTGTTAACCACTGAACTGGGAAACTAAACTAAATTAAAACATGAACATCTAGACATTTTGCCATTAGACCGAAATTAAACCAACCAAATCAGGAACATGCATAATGCTACTAAACCATTATAGTGAGATTAAACCAATTGAGACGACAAACACATATGAGCACATAACACTTATTAACTACCGGACTGAAATTAATTAACTAAAGAAAGTTGTTCACATACTTAAATAGACTAAATTAAATTTATCATATATGAAATATGTTCAACCACACAAACAGACCAACACAGAAATCGATTTATTTATCGAACTAAAATAACTTAACTAAAACTAACATACCTGAATAATGAGACAATAAACTAAAACACACCGAACGACAAAGACAcaacagaaataaaaaaaaatggagaattaccttcttcgggtgcagcgaagtgaggcctcAAATCTTTGATCTACTTCGAACACTGTGAGTCCCGAATTCGTACACACTCGGATCCAAACAGAGACCAACGGagtaaaacaaaaagaaaacaaCGATATAGATTTTTTTTGATATCGAAAACTGCAACAACTACTGAGCATTAAAACCTTTCGGGATTTCGAGCGACTGGAAAAGAAAGACCTAGTTCTTGGGGAACTTCATCGATTCAAAACCGACCAGGTTCTTGGGAAATTTTTTGAATCCTCCGTTTCTTGAGGTAATTTTGTGAACCAAAAAAAAACTCCCCTAACATGGATGATGAAACCAATACTTATAGACTAATTTTGGGTCTtgagtttgagaggagcggggagaGACAAGATTAAGCGGGGAACAGAGAGAAGTGGGAGTGGgggtaggcggcggtggtggggaacaGAAACTAGTGGGAGGGAGCGGAGAAGAGGGAGAGGGGAAGTGGAGAGGGGAGCGGGAAAGGGGAGAGACGAAGAAGGGGAGCGGTGAAAAAAATGAAAGGGGGTTAGGGATTTAGGGCTAAGGAAAAATAggggatgggctggaccgggtcgggtcgggtagtgtttaggtaatgggctggtccgtttttaAAATATTGGGCTGGTATTTAAATGTGGATTGGGCATTAAgatgaattaaaatgtgggctgattttatgaattggtccgaaaatagtatgagttgattgggttactacatttaaataaaagacctatttaaataacttgtgttaaaatattacttaatataaaatatgcaattattagtgctcagataaaaaatggcgttgtaatagccgtgtaataatattttgaaaatccacagtaaataaacactattatttaattatgcaaagataaatgcgatgcgtatgtgTAAGCTAGTAAAAAttatgaataataataataataataataataataataataataataataataataataataatagtaattgtaatagaataatgaagtgccggtattgataagaggctaataatttagtaaaaaataaatatatatattttttaattttctaaaaatattagaagcgtaaataggtattttggaggagagacgggacaaaattgggtgtcaacaaaggGCCCTTGATTCCTTGGCATCGGACGGTATCTTTCCTGTTTGAAGATAGTCTATGTATTTGTTCCTCCAATCCCAAGTGAGGCTGGTCGAGTTTATCTCGGGGTGACCGGTCTCTATGAACGATCTCATCAACTGCACCACAGCTCCAGAATTGAACCCATCCGATTCTATCGATGATCCCAAATTTGCAAAGGTATCTGCCTCATTATTTTGATCCCGAGACACGTGTTCCAACGTCCATTCCTTGAACCGGCAAAGGAAAACTTGTAGTTTTTCTCGGTATCTCCGCATTCAGTCGTCCCTGACTTCGAATATTCCATTCACTTGGTTGACTACCAGGAGAGAATCGCATTTGGCCTCTATGATTTCGGCTCCCAAGCCTTTAGCcagttctaaacctgcaatcatagcctcatactcgggtTCGTTGTTAGTCAAATCAGTAGTTCTAATAGATTGACTTATTATGTCACCCGAAGGAGGTTTGAGAACGATCCCTAACCCGGACCCTTTTATATTAGAAGCACCGTCTATGTAAAGGGTCCAAATTCCCGAACTAGTCCCCGAGGCAAGAAGCATTTCTTTATCAACCTCGGGGATCATGGCCGGTGCAAAATCAACTACGAAGTCCGCCAGTATTTGGGATTTGATAGCAGTTCCTGATTTATATtcaatatcatatccgctaatctccaCAACCCATTTTGCTAATCGgcctgagagttcgggtttatgcatgacattccttAAGGGGTATAATGTTATGACGCATAtgggatgacattgaaagtaaggttttaattttctagatACGCTCAATAAAGCCAAAGCAAGTTTTTCTAAATGAGGGTACCTGGTTTCAGCGTCACCTAGGGTTCTTCTTACATAATAAACTGGATATTGCGTATTTTCCTCCTCTCGAACCAGgacaccacttaccgctatctcAGACACCGCCAAGTACAGATATAACTGCTCGTTCGCTTTTGGTGTGTGGAGAAAAGACGGGCTTAAGTACTTCTTGAATTCTGCTAAGGTCATCTGATATTCGGGAGTCCAAGCAAAGTCAATCTTTTTCTTTAGCAATGAGAAAAACCGATGACTTTTATCCGAGGATATGGGGATCAATCGGCTTAGGGCAGCTATCTGCCGGGTCAATCTTTGTACCCCTTTGATGTCGTTTATCATGGTAACTTCTTTAATTGCCTTTATCTTATCCCTCGATTCGATACCATGAATCCGAGAAACTTACTCGAACCAACACCGAAGGCACACTTTTCctggttcagcttcatgttgtacttcctTAATCTACTGAAAGTTTCCTGGAAatactttaaatggtcctctgctcgCACGGACTTAATgaccatgtcatctatataaacttccattgattTCCCTATTTGGTGCTCAAACATGCAGTTGACTAGCCGCTAATAGGTGGCACTAACATTTTTTTAGCCCGAATGGTATTATATTATAACAATACGTGCCAGACCTAGTTATGAAAGAGGTTTTTTCTCGATCCTCCGGGTCCATCtgtatttggttgtacccggattAGGCATCGAGGAAACTTAGTGTATCATGACCCGCAATAGCGTCGATCATGCGATCGATGTTGGGTAaaagaaatgaatccttcgggcaagcCTTGTTTAAATCTGTATAGTctacgcacattctaaatttatttccttttttaGGCACTACTACAACATTAGCTAACCATTCTTGGTATTTAACCTCTCGAATGGATCCTATGTTAAGAAGTTTAGTTACCTCGTCTTCGACGAATGCATGCTTTACCTCGGGCTGCGGCCTTCGCTTTTGTTTGATGGGAGGAAAACTTGGATCCAGACTCAACTTGTGTGTTGTCACCTCCGATgggatacctgtcatgtctaaatagGACCAGGCAAAGCAATTtgagttatttttaagaaattcaatcaattttttcctgagctcgggggttagccccatgcccaggtataccttcttgTCCGGTAGATGAACGAACAGTATGACTTGCTCGAGTTCTTCGATTGTGGATTTAGTGGCATCTGAATCATCGGGCACCACAAAGGTCCTCGGAACTCCGAACTCTAACTCGTCGCCTGGTGTGTTTTTATTCCGATCTTCCGAGGACTCCGGGATCCAaatctgtgattgctatttggcactTTCCCCTTCGTTCCAATTCGGTATCTTTGTCGTCTTAACAGATTCTTTGaccgcgaacatttcctttgcggcCTGTTGTTCACCATGAATGGTTTTGATCCCCTCTGGGGTCGAGAATTTCAACGCCTGATGCATAGTTGAGGGGACCGCTTTCATGAGGTGAATCCACGGTCTTCCCAACAATGCATTGTATCCTATGTCTCCCTCTATCATATAAAATTTGGTCTGCTGCGTAGTTCCTGGCATGTTGATCGGTAAGGTgattttacccttcgtcttctcgCAGGCCATGTTGAATCTGTTGAGGACTCTTATTGTTGGTACGATTTGATTTAGTAGCCCCAGCTGGTCGATGGAATCAgatgatattagccgagctacctgggttaATTAACACACATttaattctaaatttattgacaaggaCAAATATTACCAGTGCGTCGTTATGAGGTTGAACGATGCCTTCCATGTCCTCGTCATTGAACGAGATGGGACCGTCAGGGTCATCATTCCGAATACGCTTTTCTTTTGTTATGGAAATTTTGGTGCGTTTCACTATCGCCCGTAGGGGAATGTTCGTTCCTCCCATGATCATGTGTATCACTTGCTGAGGCTCTTCCGGTCTATCTTGCTTGTTGGCGTCCACATTCTTGAAGTGAGTTTTTGCTCGTTCACTTAGAAATTCTCGAAGGTGTCCCAAATTAAACAGACGGGCAACCTCCTCTCTCAGCTGCCGACAATCTTCAGTTCGATGGCCGTGAGTGTGATAGTATTTGCAAATAAGACTTTTATCCCGCTTCTCTAGATCAGATTGGATTGGCCTTAGGTGCCTTGTTTCTCTGTTACGGATAACGGCCACTACTATGGTTGCTACATCGACGTAGAAATTATACTCGGATAACCTTGGAATTTCTCTATTTCCCGAGGTTCTATCGACAACATTTTTGTTCATCAATCCACGATTACTTGGGCCTCGATTGCTCCTTCGATCATTCCTCCTATCGTTCTTGCTCGATTTGTTGTTGCGCCTGTTGTCCCTTCGATCAGGTGGATAAGGTTGATACCTGTCATATGATGGTCTTGAATCTCGATCCGTCGTTCTCCTCGATCGATCATTCCCTTTACCGGAATGCCATGATACTGAGGTGGCTCTCAGAATCTTAACATTTTCGACCCTGATTTTCGATTGATACCTGTTATGTACATCAGCTCAGGCGATTGCTGGGTATTCTATCAGATTTTGCTTTAGCTCCATAGATGTGATCGAGCTTCTTAAGTTGAGCCCTTGAGTGAAAGACTGAACGGCCCAATCGTCAGTGACCGGAGGTAAGTCCATGCGTTCCATTTGAAACCGGGCCACAAACGCGCGGAGGGTTTCTTCATCTCGCTGCTTAACGTTGAACAAGTCCGATTTTCGGGTTTCGACCTTGATGGCTCTAGCGTGAGCTTTGACAAAAGCATCCGCGAGCATGGCAAATGAAtcaatcgaatgctcgggcaagtTGTGATACCATATCATTTCTCCCTTGGACACGGTTTCCCCTACTTTCTTAAGCAACATCGATTCCCTTTCATCATCGGCGAGATCGTTGCCTTTAATAGAGCACGTGTATGCGGTCACATGTTCATTTGGTTCCGTTGTCCTGCTATACTTCAGGATATCGGGCATGCGAAATCTCTTCGGGATTTTCATCGGCGCCGCACTTGGCGGAAAAGGCATTTGGACGAATTTTTTGGAATCCGATCCCTTCAACACCGGAGGTGCCCCAAGAATCTGGTCGACCCTCGAGTTGTAGTTCTCCACCTTCTTATCGTTCGCCTCTATCTTCTTTTTGCCGAATTTGACTCGTTTCGTCAATTCTTCGAGCATCTTTACCAGCTCGCCACTCTGCCCGATATGGTTCTCGTTATTCCGAGTAGCGTACCTTTCTTTCGTTTCCTCGGTCTGTTCCGATTGAGCAACATCGGGTGGTTGATTTCGGTTCTGCAATTGTGCTATGATCTCTTATTGGGCATATAGTTGGGCCATAGCCATGTCCAACTGGTTTTGGAGCTGTTGCAGCATGGCTCCATTATCCCCGCCGGCCGGCACGTTGCCCACCGATGACCCGACTTGATTGGGATTAACTGGAGGTACGGTTGTTTTTAGGTATGCCCTCATCGTTATGCTCGTGATGGCTTGACTCAACTTGAAAATTGACAGAATGGGAGTCCGACATGTCTGGTAGACCTGAAATCAAACCTTAAAGAACAAGTGTAAAATATCGAGTATAATCAGAACTTTGTATTAAGCCACCACTATTATCCCTGACCCCACGGTGGgcaccaaactgtttaccctaaaaatggataacaattgaatttataaacGAAGCCAAGGATATGTGGTTTAATTTAATACAATTTATTAGATTATAGCTAGTAATAGTACAAAATCAGACTATAAATCTAGTTATGAAGGGCACCGGTTGACTTCGAATACCGGGGTCGAGGTTAATGCACGGGGCCGAACAACTAATTTTGAAAAGTGAAATAAGTAATTAAGACGAACAGTGCTGATGATGTTATTGCGTGTTTGAAATATGAATATGCTGCTCTCTTTGTGGGGGAAAAAACCTAGGCAAAATAAAGGGGGGTCTCTCCTTTATATAGTAGAAGAGTCCCAACCTTAGTACAACACTAAATAAGGAATAAAATCGAATAACATCTGTTGACAACTGTTGGCGAGATCGGTGCCGAAATATCCGCCATCAGCCGGATATTTCGGTTTTCTTATCATGATGACTAACCGCCTCTTCAACCTGCCTCAATGCTTTGATTCTGCTCGATCCCCGATCAAATCGGTCTTATATCGACCGAGCATAGTTTTCTTGTCGGGTAACCGGGGATATCAGTTACCTCGGTTTAATCCGTATACAAAGCCTTATGCAAATATATTTGCACAATTAGATAGGGACAGATGCATAGTATAGTTGGGGGTTCAACTCAGTACTTTGCATCAAAACTTTGTAGGTATGTTAAGAAAGCTATTATATGTGTATAAATACAATTTTGAATTCAGTAACTCAAATGGTCAATAGATTCAGTTACATCGGGCACTCATAAAATTTTAATTCGTCTCTGTAATCGTAGCATAGATAAAGTAATTGCAAGTAAATTTTGACGATAAATGTTTATTTGAACCGGATAAAATGATAACTAACCTTTTACAAATTAAAATTCACAgttaattaatttatatatatttttccaTGGTTGTGAGTGTATATAACTTGAAGGAAGGCCTTAGAGTAACAACAAAGTTGTCTTTGTATGACCTATAGATCAGGGATTCAAACCATATAATCAGCCACTAATTTTTGCATTAGGATAGGCTGCCTATGTGACCCGTTCTTAGGGActaaagtattttttttccccATTATATataacttagagcccgtttggattggcttataagttgcttataagctgttttcagcctttttaagtgtttgactgatcagcttaaagtcattttgtgcttaaaataagcttaaaaatataattgggcccgtttaacttagtttatctaaagcagcttataagtcaaaaaaaataagttgagataCCTCAAAAATAacagctgtttgc
The nucleotide sequence above comes from Lycium barbarum isolate Lr01 chromosome 3, ASM1917538v2, whole genome shotgun sequence. Encoded proteins:
- the LOC132631184 gene encoding uncharacterized protein LOC132631184, whose product is MLEELTKRVKFGKKKIEANDKKVENYNSRVDQILGAPPVLKGSDSKKFVQMPFPPSAAPMKIPKRFRMPDILKYSRTTEPNEHVTAYTCSIKGNDLADDERESMLLKKVGETVSKGEMIWYHNLPEHSIDSFAMLADAFVKAHARAIKVETRKSDLFNVKQRDEETLRAFVARFQMERMDLPPVTDDWAVQYQSKIRVENVKILRATSVSWHSGKGNDRSRRTTDRDSRPSYDRYQPYPPDRRDNRRNNKSSKNDRRNDRRSNRGPSNRGLMNKNVVDRTSGNREIPRLSEYNFYVDVATIVVAVIRNRETRHLRPIQSDLEKRDKSLICKYYHTHGHRTEDCRQLREEVARLFNLGHLREFLSERAKTHFKNVDANKQDRPEEPQQVIHMIMGGTNIPLRAIVKRTKISITKEKRIRNDDPDGPISFNDEDMEGIVQPHNDALVARLISSDSIDQLGLLNQIVPTIRVLNRFNMACEKTKGKITLPINMPGTTQQTKFYMIEGDIGYNALLGRPWIHLMKAVPSTMHQALKFSTPEGIKTIHGEQQAAKEMFAVKESVKTTKIPNWNEGESAK